The Candidatus Mycolicibacterium alkanivorans genome contains a region encoding:
- the cbiE gene encoding precorrin-6y C5,15-methyltransferase (decarboxylating) subunit CbiE, whose amino-acid sequence MIVVVGIGADGMTGLSEESRSELYSATVIYGSQRQIDLLDDTVAAPRHRWPSPMMPALECLLDDHPAGDIHVVASGDPLLHGIGTTLIRLYGAGRVRVLPHVSSVTLACARMGWTAQDTEVISLVTAPVHTAVRRGGQAVVLSRNGATPAELARLLVETGRGTSEFTVLEQLGSRDERVRSRAADAWAAAPPDDVEDLNVAAIRYLPDERIAQILPDGVFRHDGQITKQSIRAVTLAALAPRPGELLWDVGAGSGSIGIEWCRSAPGCRAVAFETNAERCERIAANAKDFGVDLEVRGGAPEAFDDVPQPSAIFVGGGLTHPGLLSACVDRLLAGGRLVANAVTAESEALLVEWHSRLGGELRRFQHYRGEPLGGFTGWRPAMPITQWVVSAL is encoded by the coding sequence ATGATCGTGGTCGTGGGTATCGGCGCGGACGGCATGACCGGGTTGTCCGAGGAATCTAGATCCGAATTGTATTCCGCCACAGTCATTTACGGATCTCAACGGCAGATCGACCTGCTCGACGACACCGTCGCCGCCCCGCGGCACCGCTGGCCCTCGCCCATGATGCCCGCGCTGGAGTGTCTGCTCGACGACCACCCCGCCGGCGACATCCACGTCGTCGCCAGCGGTGACCCGCTTCTGCACGGCATCGGGACCACGCTGATCCGGCTGTACGGTGCCGGCAGGGTGCGGGTGCTGCCGCACGTGTCCTCGGTGACGCTGGCCTGCGCCCGGATGGGCTGGACGGCGCAGGACACCGAAGTCATCAGCCTGGTTACCGCACCGGTACACACCGCGGTGCGCCGCGGGGGACAGGCCGTCGTGTTGTCGCGCAACGGCGCCACACCCGCCGAGCTGGCCCGGCTATTGGTCGAAACGGGCCGCGGGACATCGGAGTTCACCGTCCTCGAACAGCTCGGCAGTCGCGACGAGCGGGTGCGCAGCCGGGCCGCCGACGCCTGGGCCGCCGCCCCGCCCGACGACGTCGAGGATCTCAACGTGGCCGCCATCCGCTACCTGCCCGACGAGCGGATCGCCCAGATCCTGCCCGACGGCGTCTTCCGCCACGACGGGCAGATCACCAAGCAGTCCATTCGTGCCGTCACGCTGGCCGCGCTCGCGCCGCGACCCGGTGAGCTGCTGTGGGACGTCGGTGCCGGGTCCGGCAGCATCGGCATCGAGTGGTGCCGCAGCGCGCCCGGCTGCCGGGCCGTCGCGTTCGAGACCAACGCGGAGCGGTGCGAGCGGATCGCCGCCAACGCCAAGGACTTCGGTGTGGACCTCGAAGTCCGCGGTGGAGCACCGGAGGCCTTCGACGACGTACCGCAACCGAGCGCCATCTTCGTCGGCGGCGGTCTGACCCACCCGGGCCTGCTCTCGGCGTGTGTCGACCGACTGCTCGCCGGTGGCCGACTGGTCGCCAACGCTGTCACCGCGGAATCCGAAGCGCTTCTGGTGGAATGGCATTCACGTCTCGGCGGCGAGCTCCGCCGATTCCAGCACTACCGCGGCGAACCGCTCGGCGGGTTCACCGGCTGGCGCCCGGCCATGCCCATCACCCAGTGGGTGGTGAGCGCGCTGTGA
- the cobM gene encoding precorrin-4 C(11)-methyltransferase, with translation MTVHFIGAGPGAADLITVRGQRLLQRCPVCLYAGSIMPPDLLALCPPEAKVVDTGPLTLEEIIDELAEASNAGHDVARLHSGDPSIYSAIAEQCRRLDALGIDYDIVPGVPAFAAAAAALGRELTVPGVAQTVTLSRVATLSTAMPDGEDLVALCKPGATLVLHLAAHRIDAIVPQLLEGGYRPDTPVAVVAFASWPQQVVLRGTLADIAGQMHAASITKTAVIIVGDVLAAEGFTDSYLYSSHRTRGSRH, from the coding sequence GTGACCGTCCATTTCATCGGCGCGGGGCCCGGTGCGGCAGACCTGATCACCGTCCGCGGCCAGCGGCTGCTGCAGCGCTGCCCGGTCTGTCTGTACGCCGGGTCGATCATGCCGCCGGACCTGCTGGCGCTGTGCCCGCCCGAGGCCAAGGTGGTCGACACCGGTCCGCTGACCCTCGAGGAGATCATCGACGAGCTCGCCGAGGCCAGTAACGCCGGCCATGACGTGGCCCGGCTGCACTCCGGTGATCCGTCGATCTACAGCGCGATCGCCGAACAGTGCCGCCGGCTGGACGCACTGGGCATCGACTACGACATCGTGCCCGGTGTGCCGGCTTTCGCGGCCGCCGCCGCGGCGCTCGGCCGTGAGCTCACCGTGCCCGGCGTCGCGCAGACCGTGACGCTGAGCCGGGTCGCCACGCTGTCCACCGCGATGCCCGACGGTGAAGACCTTGTCGCGCTGTGCAAACCCGGTGCGACGCTGGTGCTGCACCTGGCGGCGCACCGGATCGACGCCATCGTGCCCCAGTTGCTCGAGGGGGGCTACCGCCCGGACACCCCGGTCGCGGTCGTCGCGTTCGCGAGCTGGCCACAGCAGGTCGTGCTGCGCGGCACGCTGGCCGACATCGCCGGGCAGATGCACGCCGCGTCGATCACCAAGACCGCGGTGATCATCGTCGGTGATGTGCTTGCCGCAGAGGGTTTCACCGACAGCTACCTGTACTCCTCGCACCGTACTCGCGGCAGCCGACACTGA
- a CDS encoding cobalt-precorrin-6A reductase: MRILLLGGTGEARALAARLHPDTDIISSLAGRVPDPALPVGPVRIGGFGGAEGLTQWLRDNDIRAVVDATHPFAATMTARAAQACADLKLPHVVLARPAWNPGEATLVASDTEAADIVAQQGYSRVFLTTGRSGVAPFTGSDAWFLIRVVTPPDPEVLPRHHEVLLSRGPYGYGDEYALLRDNRIEVLVTKNSGGALTEAKLAAAKNLGVAVVMIDRPPLPAGVETVSTVDEAVAWVLRSCPPGPQVG, translated from the coding sequence ATGCGCATCCTGCTGCTTGGCGGGACGGGGGAGGCCAGGGCGCTGGCCGCGCGACTGCACCCCGACACCGACATCATCAGCTCGCTCGCGGGTCGCGTCCCCGACCCGGCGCTGCCGGTCGGTCCGGTCCGCATCGGCGGCTTCGGTGGCGCCGAAGGTCTCACACAGTGGTTGCGCGACAACGACATCCGAGCCGTCGTCGATGCCACGCATCCGTTCGCCGCCACCATGACCGCACGCGCCGCCCAAGCCTGTGCCGATCTGAAGCTGCCACACGTGGTGCTGGCCCGGCCGGCCTGGAACCCCGGTGAGGCAACCCTGGTCGCCTCCGACACCGAAGCGGCGGACATCGTTGCACAGCAGGGCTATTCGCGAGTCTTCCTGACCACCGGGCGTTCCGGAGTCGCACCGTTCACCGGCAGCGACGCGTGGTTCCTGATTCGGGTCGTCACCCCGCCCGACCCCGAGGTGCTTCCGCGCCATCACGAGGTGCTGCTGTCGCGTGGGCCCTACGGCTACGGTGACGAGTACGCGCTGCTGCGGGACAACAGGATCGAGGTGCTGGTCACCAAGAACAGCGGGGGAGCGCTGACCGAGGCCAAGCTCGCCGCCGCCAAGAACCTGGGTGTGGCGGTGGTGATGATCGACCGCCCGCCGCTACCTGCCGGCGTTGAGACGGTCAGCACCGTCGACGAGGCCGTCGCGTGGGTGCTGCGCTCCTGCCCCCCGGGGCCTCAGGTTGGGTAG
- a CDS encoding precorrin-2 C(20)-methyltransferase translates to MTGTLFGVGLGPGDPELVTVKAARVIGEADVVAYHSARHGRSIARRIAEPYLRPGQIEEHLVYPVTTEATDHPGGYAGAMEDFYRESAERIAAHLDAGRDVALLAEGDPLFYSSYMHVHSRLTERFDAVIIPGVTSVSAASAAIATPLVTGDEVLSILPGTMPVRELTRRLADADAAVVMKLGRRYPQVREALSMSGRLDEAFYVERASTDAQRVLPAGEVDAEGVPYFSLAILPGARRPATSDTCGLHRKTVIGGVAVVGLGPGDVDWMTPQSRHELAAATDLVGYGPYLGRVPLRAGQIRHPSDNTDEPARARLACELAERGRAVAVVSSGDPGVFAMATAVLEEAKQWPDVAVRVIPAMTAAQAVASRVGAPLGHDYAVISLSDRLKPWDLIAARLSAAATADLVLAIYNPASKSRTWQVAAMRDLLLEHRDPGTPVVIGRDVSGPDESVTVARLSDLDQADVDMRCLLIIGSSQTQWYTTSSGDTVFTPRRYPT, encoded by the coding sequence ATGACGGGAACGCTCTTCGGCGTCGGGCTCGGGCCAGGCGATCCGGAGCTGGTGACGGTCAAGGCCGCGCGCGTCATCGGCGAGGCCGACGTGGTCGCGTATCACAGTGCGCGCCATGGCCGCAGCATCGCGCGACGTATCGCCGAGCCGTATCTGCGGCCGGGCCAGATCGAGGAGCACCTGGTCTACCCGGTGACCACCGAGGCCACCGACCACCCCGGCGGCTACGCCGGCGCGATGGAGGACTTCTACCGCGAGTCAGCCGAACGGATCGCCGCGCACCTCGACGCTGGGCGCGATGTGGCGCTGCTGGCCGAGGGTGATCCGCTGTTCTACAGCTCCTACATGCACGTGCACAGCCGGCTGACCGAGCGGTTCGACGCGGTGATAATCCCCGGGGTGACGTCGGTGAGCGCGGCCTCGGCGGCCATCGCCACTCCGCTGGTGACCGGTGACGAGGTGCTCTCCATTCTGCCCGGTACCATGCCGGTGCGCGAGCTGACCCGCCGGCTCGCGGACGCCGACGCGGCCGTGGTGATGAAGCTGGGCCGCAGGTATCCACAAGTGCGCGAAGCGCTTTCGATGTCCGGTCGGCTGGACGAGGCGTTCTACGTGGAACGGGCGAGCACCGACGCGCAGCGGGTGCTTCCGGCCGGCGAGGTGGACGCCGAGGGAGTGCCGTACTTCTCGCTGGCGATCCTGCCCGGAGCCCGAAGGCCGGCGACATCGGACACGTGCGGTCTGCATCGCAAGACGGTCATCGGCGGTGTCGCGGTGGTGGGCCTGGGCCCCGGCGATGTCGACTGGATGACCCCGCAGAGCCGCCACGAGCTGGCTGCTGCCACCGATTTGGTCGGTTACGGGCCGTATCTGGGCCGGGTGCCGTTGCGCGCCGGTCAGATTCGCCACCCGAGTGACAACACCGATGAACCCGCCCGCGCCCGGCTGGCCTGCGAACTGGCTGAGCGAGGCCGGGCGGTCGCAGTGGTGTCCTCGGGTGATCCGGGGGTGTTCGCGATGGCCACCGCGGTTCTCGAGGAGGCCAAGCAGTGGCCGGATGTCGCGGTGCGGGTGATCCCGGCCATGACGGCCGCCCAAGCTGTGGCGAGCCGGGTCGGCGCGCCGTTGGGTCACGACTATGCGGTGATCTCACTGTCCGACCGGCTCAAGCCGTGGGACCTCATCGCCGCCCGATTGTCGGCGGCGGCGACCGCCGATCTGGTTTTGGCCATCTACAACCCGGCGTCCAAGAGCCGGACCTGGCAGGTCGCGGCGATGCGGGATCTGTTGCTCGAGCACCGCGATCCTGGGACGCCGGTGGTCATCGGGCGCGACGTGTCCGGCCCGGACGAGTCGGTGACGGTGGCCCGTCTGAGCGACCTCGATCAGGCCGACGTGGATATGCGCTGCCTGCTGATCATCGGCTCGTCGCAAACCCAGTGGTACACCACTTCTTCGGGTGACACCGTGTTCACCCCGCGCCGCTACCCAACCTGA
- a CDS encoding precorrin-8X methylmutase, translated as MLDYTRDAAEIYRQSFATIRAEADLSPFPDDVARVVVRLIHTCGQVDLTEHVAFTPGVVAATHAALVGGAPILCDSSMVAAGINAARLPAGNEVVSLVADPRAADLAKRRETTRSAAAVELWAERLDGAVLAIGNAPTALFRLLELIDEGVPAPVSVLGGPVGFVGSAQSKQELIEHPRGMEHLLVRGRRGGSAMAAAAVNAIASERE; from the coding sequence ATGCTCGACTACACCCGGGACGCCGCCGAGATCTATCGGCAGTCGTTCGCGACGATCCGCGCCGAGGCGGACCTTTCGCCGTTTCCCGACGACGTCGCGCGGGTGGTCGTCCGGCTGATCCACACCTGCGGACAGGTCGACCTCACCGAGCACGTGGCCTTCACCCCCGGCGTCGTTGCCGCGACGCATGCAGCGCTGGTCGGCGGCGCCCCCATCCTGTGTGACTCCTCGATGGTCGCCGCGGGAATCAACGCCGCCCGGCTGCCCGCGGGCAACGAGGTCGTGTCGCTGGTGGCCGATCCGCGCGCCGCCGATTTGGCGAAGCGTCGGGAGACGACGCGGTCGGCGGCCGCCGTGGAGTTGTGGGCCGAGCGGCTGGACGGTGCCGTGCTGGCGATCGGCAACGCCCCCACCGCGTTGTTCCGGCTGTTGGAGTTGATCGACGAGGGTGTGCCTGCCCCGGTGTCGGTGCTCGGCGGCCCAGTCGGGTTCGTCGGCTCAGCGCAGTCCAAGCAGGAGCTCATCGAGCACCCGCGCGGGATGGAGCACCTGCTGGTGCGGGGCCGCCGCGGCGGCAGTGCGATGGCAGCCGCCGCGGTGAACGCGATTGCGAGCGAACGCGAATGA
- the cobG gene encoding precorrin-3B synthase produces the protein MTRTREDDACPGALQVHRAADGALARLRLPGGMITAGQLEALAHAATEHGNGTLELTVRGNVQLRGVRDTAAVADAAATAGLLPSPDHERVRNVIASPLSGRVGGLADVRPWVAELDRGIQSDRDLVRLPGRFMFGLDDGTGDISGLRADAGVHVVGERAALLLGGNDTGVRLSCDEVVPALLAVARRFVAVRGNAWRIAELEDPSILASDFAATAPGGATYPPVLRPPVGWILQDDGRVALGAAVPLGVLEARQAQFVAAIDAPVIVTPWRSLLVCDMEEGVADSSLRVLAPLGLVFDENSPWLRVSSCVGSPGCEKSLADARAEATRAVAADVPVGHVHYVGCERACGSPLSGEVRVATGEGFQRMNRQVVG, from the coding sequence GTGACCAGAACGCGTGAGGACGACGCCTGCCCGGGGGCACTGCAAGTGCACCGGGCCGCCGACGGCGCGCTGGCCCGGTTGCGTCTGCCGGGCGGGATGATCACCGCCGGCCAGCTGGAGGCGCTGGCCCACGCCGCGACCGAGCACGGCAACGGCACGCTGGAGCTGACCGTGCGGGGCAACGTCCAGCTGCGCGGTGTGCGCGACACCGCCGCCGTCGCCGATGCGGCCGCCACTGCCGGCCTGCTGCCCTCACCTGACCACGAGCGGGTGCGCAACGTCATCGCCTCGCCGTTGTCGGGCCGGGTGGGTGGACTCGCCGACGTGCGGCCCTGGGTCGCCGAGCTGGACCGCGGGATCCAGTCCGACCGCGACCTGGTGCGGCTGCCCGGCCGGTTCATGTTCGGCCTCGACGACGGGACCGGCGACATCTCGGGGCTGCGCGCCGACGCCGGCGTGCATGTTGTGGGCGAGCGGGCGGCGCTGCTGCTGGGCGGTAACGACACCGGTGTCCGCCTCAGTTGCGACGAGGTGGTGCCGGCCCTGCTCGCGGTGGCGCGCCGTTTCGTCGCGGTGCGCGGAAATGCCTGGCGGATAGCCGAATTGGAGGATCCGTCGATTCTGGCGTCGGACTTCGCGGCGACCGCACCAGGTGGGGCGACCTATCCCCCGGTGCTGCGGCCGCCGGTCGGCTGGATCCTGCAGGACGACGGACGCGTGGCCTTGGGGGCGGCGGTGCCACTGGGTGTCCTGGAGGCCCGGCAGGCGCAGTTCGTCGCCGCGATCGACGCCCCGGTGATCGTCACCCCGTGGCGGTCGCTGCTGGTATGCGACATGGAGGAGGGCGTCGCCGACTCGTCGCTGCGGGTGTTGGCTCCGCTGGGCCTGGTGTTCGACGAGAACTCGCCGTGGCTGCGCGTCAGCTCCTGCGTCGGCAGCCCCGGCTGCGAGAAGTCGCTGGCCGACGCGCGTGCCGAGGCCACCCGGGCGGTGGCCGCGGACGTCCCCGTCGGGCACGTGCATTACGTCGGCTGCGAACGGGCCTGCGGCAGTCCGCTGTCGGGCGAGGTGAGGGTGGCAACGGGCGAGGGCTTTCAGCGGATGAACCGCCAGGTCGTAGGGTGA
- the cobN gene encoding cobaltochelatase subunit CobN: protein MPQPTVLLLSTSDTDLIAARASDAGYRWANPSRLVDGELTELLAGADVVVVRILGGYRAWEDGIDAVVASGVPTVVVSGEQAPDADLMERSTVPAGIAMQTHIYLAQGGVENLRQLHAFLTDTLLMTGFGFNPPAPTPVWGVLERDTREIDGPTIAVLFYRAQHLAGNTAYIDALCTAIEQAGGRPLPVYCTSLRTPEPELLDLLGTADAMVVTVLAAGGARPATATAGNDDDGWDVKHLAALDVPILQGLCLTSSRATWANNDDGLSPLDVATQVAVPEFDGRIITVPFSFKEIDNDGLIAYVPDPERCARVAGLAVNYANLRRVAAPDKRLALVFSAYPTKHSRIGNAVGLDTPASAVALLTALRDNGYHIGDLPGVEAGGGDALMHALIERGGQDPDWLTDAELSGNPVRVPAARYREWFATLPAELTEAMVRHWGPPPGELFVDRSRDPEGEIVVAAIESENIVILVQPPRGFGENPVAIYHDPDLPPTHHYLAAYFWLRHEFGAHAVVHLGKHGNLEWLPGNTVGMSAGCGPDAALGDLPLIYPFLVNDPGEGTQAKRRAHATLVDHLIPPMARAETYGDIARLEQLLDEHANIAALDPGKLPAIRQQIWTLMRAAKMDHDLGLADRPEDDSFDDMLLHVDGWLCEIKDVQIRDGLHILGAAPTGGGELDLVLAILRARQLFGGEQHLPGLRQALGLVEDGSDERTVVDEAERQARDLLARLQATGWDAERVDELTDDAQVARILRFAATEVVPRLAGTAAEIDQVLRALDGHFIAAGPSGSPLRGLVNVLPTGRNFYSVDPKAVPSRLAWETGVAMADSLLERYKADYGDWPRSVGLSVWGTSAMRTSGDDIAEVLALLGVRPVWDDASRRVVDLEAISVEELDRPRIDVTVRISGFFRDAFPHVVAMLDDAVCLVAGLDEPADQNFVHAHAQADLAEHGDQRRATTRIFGSKPGTYGAGLLQLIDSRNWRDDADLAEVYTAWGGFAYGRELDGKPAAGDMSIQYRRIVVAAKNTDTREHDIADSDDYYQYHGGMVATVRALTGKAPAAYIGDNTRPDAVRTRTLSEETTRVFRARVVNPRWMSAMRKHGYKGAFEMAATVDYLFGYDATAGVMADWMYEQLTQQYVLDPENRKFMDESNPWALHGMSERLLEAVGRGMWQDPDPATLDGLRQVLLETEGDLEAR from the coding sequence GTGCCTCAACCCACCGTCCTGCTGCTCTCCACCTCAGACACCGACCTCATCGCCGCCCGCGCCAGCGACGCCGGCTACCGGTGGGCGAACCCCTCGCGGCTGGTCGACGGTGAGCTGACCGAGCTCCTGGCCGGGGCCGACGTGGTGGTGGTGCGGATCCTCGGCGGGTACCGCGCCTGGGAGGACGGGATCGACGCCGTGGTGGCCAGCGGTGTGCCGACGGTGGTGGTCAGCGGCGAGCAGGCACCCGATGCCGACCTGATGGAGCGCTCCACCGTGCCGGCGGGCATCGCCATGCAGACTCACATCTACCTGGCGCAGGGCGGCGTGGAGAATCTGCGCCAGTTGCACGCTTTCCTCACCGACACCCTGCTGATGACGGGCTTCGGCTTCAACCCGCCCGCGCCCACACCGGTGTGGGGAGTGCTGGAGCGTGACACCCGTGAGATCGACGGACCGACGATCGCGGTGCTGTTCTACCGCGCCCAGCACCTGGCCGGTAACACCGCCTACATCGACGCCCTGTGCACCGCCATCGAACAAGCGGGCGGGCGGCCCCTTCCGGTGTACTGCACCTCGCTGCGCACCCCCGAACCCGAACTGCTCGACCTGCTGGGCACCGCCGACGCCATGGTCGTCACCGTGCTCGCCGCGGGCGGTGCCCGCCCGGCGACCGCGACCGCGGGCAACGACGACGATGGCTGGGACGTCAAACACCTTGCCGCCCTGGACGTCCCGATTCTGCAGGGGCTGTGCCTGACGAGCTCGCGGGCAACCTGGGCGAACAACGACGACGGGCTGAGCCCGCTGGACGTCGCCACCCAGGTGGCGGTGCCGGAGTTCGACGGCCGCATCATCACCGTGCCGTTCTCGTTCAAGGAGATCGACAACGACGGGCTGATCGCCTACGTGCCGGATCCGGAGCGTTGCGCGCGGGTGGCCGGTCTCGCCGTCAACTACGCCAATCTGCGCCGGGTCGCCGCACCCGACAAGCGGCTGGCGCTGGTGTTCTCGGCCTACCCGACCAAGCACTCCCGGATCGGCAACGCCGTCGGCCTCGACACCCCGGCCAGCGCGGTGGCGTTGCTGACGGCGTTGCGCGACAACGGGTATCACATCGGCGACCTTCCCGGCGTCGAGGCAGGCGGCGGTGACGCCCTGATGCATGCGCTGATCGAGCGCGGCGGGCAGGATCCCGACTGGCTGACTGACGCCGAGCTGTCCGGCAACCCCGTCCGGGTGCCCGCCGCGCGCTACCGCGAGTGGTTCGCGACGCTGCCGGCCGAGTTGACCGAGGCGATGGTGCGGCACTGGGGCCCGCCACCGGGCGAGCTTTTCGTGGACCGCAGCCGCGATCCCGAGGGTGAAATCGTCGTCGCGGCAATCGAATCCGAGAACATCGTGATCCTGGTGCAGCCGCCCCGCGGGTTCGGGGAGAACCCGGTGGCCATCTACCACGATCCGGACCTGCCGCCGACCCACCACTACTTGGCCGCCTACTTCTGGTTGCGCCACGAGTTCGGGGCGCACGCGGTCGTGCATCTGGGCAAGCACGGCAACCTGGAATGGCTACCGGGCAACACCGTCGGCATGTCCGCCGGCTGCGGCCCCGACGCAGCCCTGGGCGACCTGCCGCTGATCTACCCGTTCCTGGTCAACGATCCGGGGGAGGGCACTCAGGCCAAGCGGCGGGCCCACGCCACGCTGGTCGACCACCTCATCCCGCCGATGGCCCGGGCCGAAACCTACGGCGACATCGCCCGCCTCGAGCAGCTGCTCGACGAGCACGCCAACATCGCCGCCCTCGACCCGGGCAAGCTGCCCGCCATCCGCCAGCAGATCTGGACGCTGATGCGCGCCGCCAAGATGGACCACGATCTCGGGCTGGCCGACCGCCCCGAGGACGACAGCTTCGACGACATGCTGCTGCACGTCGACGGCTGGCTCTGCGAGATCAAGGACGTCCAGATCCGCGACGGCTTGCACATCCTGGGCGCGGCGCCCACCGGTGGGGGCGAACTCGACCTGGTGCTGGCGATCCTGCGCGCCCGCCAGCTCTTCGGCGGCGAGCAGCACCTGCCCGGTCTGCGCCAAGCGCTCGGCCTGGTCGAGGACGGCAGCGACGAACGGACCGTCGTCGATGAGGCCGAGCGGCAGGCCCGCGACCTGCTGGCCCGGCTGCAGGCCACCGGCTGGGACGCCGAGCGGGTCGACGAGCTCACCGACGACGCCCAGGTGGCCCGGATCCTGCGATTCGCGGCCACCGAGGTGGTGCCGCGACTGGCCGGCACGGCGGCCGAGATCGACCAGGTGCTGCGCGCACTGGACGGCCACTTCATCGCGGCAGGTCCGTCCGGCTCGCCGCTGCGCGGCCTGGTCAACGTGCTGCCCACCGGGCGCAACTTCTACTCGGTGGACCCCAAGGCGGTGCCGTCACGGCTGGCCTGGGAAACCGGTGTGGCGATGGCCGATTCGCTGCTGGAGCGCTACAAAGCCGACTACGGCGACTGGCCGCGTTCGGTCGGGCTGTCGGTGTGGGGCACCTCGGCGATGCGCACCTCCGGCGACGACATCGCCGAAGTCCTTGCCCTGCTTGGTGTCCGGCCGGTGTGGGACGACGCATCGCGCCGCGTGGTCGACCTGGAGGCCATCTCGGTCGAGGAGCTCGACCGGCCCCGCATCGACGTCACGGTGCGCATCTCCGGCTTCTTCCGCGACGCGTTCCCGCACGTCGTGGCGATGCTCGACGACGCGGTGTGCCTGGTCGCCGGCCTCGACGAGCCCGCCGACCAGAACTTCGTCCACGCCCACGCCCAAGCCGACCTCGCCGAGCACGGTGACCAAAGGCGCGCCACCACAAGGATATTCGGCTCCAAGCCGGGTACCTACGGGGCGGGTCTGCTGCAGTTGATCGACAGCCGCAACTGGCGCGACGACGCCGACCTGGCCGAGGTCTACACCGCGTGGGGCGGCTTCGCCTACGGGCGGGAACTGGACGGCAAGCCGGCCGCCGGCGACATGTCGATCCAGTACCGCCGGATCGTGGTGGCCGCCAAGAACACCGACACCCGCGAGCACGACATCGCCGACTCCGACGACTACTACCAGTACCACGGCGGCATGGTCGCCACCGTTCGCGCGCTGACCGGCAAGGCGCCGGCGGCCTACATCGGGGACAACACCCGGCCCGACGCGGTGCGCACCCGCACGCTCTCGGAGGAGACCACCCGGGTGTTCCGGGCCCGCGTGGTCAACCCGCGCTGGATGTCGGCGATGCGCAAGCACGGCTATAAGGGCGCCTTCGAGATGGCCGCGACGGTGGACTACCTGTTCGGCTACGACGCGACCGCGGGGGTGATGGCCGACTGGATGTACGAGCAGCTCACCCAGCAGTACGTCCTGGACCCGGAGAATCGCAAGTTCATGGACGAGTCCAACCCGTGGGCCTTGCACGGGATGTCGGAGCGGCTGCTGGAAGCCGTCGGCCGCGGCATGTGGCAGGACCCGGATCCGGCGACGCTGGACGGTCTGCGCCAGGTGCTGCTGGAGACTGAGGGCGACCTCGAAGCACGGTAA
- a CDS encoding PPOX class F420-dependent oxidoreductase, which translates to MGGQDGRPNPTPIWIAPDGERALVITGKDSWKVKRIRNTPRVTLAVCDWRGNVKGEPNEAVATVLDPAHTEDVYRAIVKRYRLFGFLFSLFSKLRGGAKHNVGLELRAA; encoded by the coding sequence ATCGGTGGGCAGGACGGCAGGCCCAATCCGACGCCGATCTGGATCGCCCCGGACGGTGAGCGCGCCCTGGTCATCACCGGGAAGGACTCCTGGAAGGTCAAGCGCATCCGCAACACCCCGCGGGTGACGCTGGCGGTCTGTGACTGGCGCGGCAACGTCAAGGGCGAGCCGAACGAGGCGGTGGCGACCGTGCTCGACCCGGCGCACACCGAGGACGTCTACCGGGCGATCGTGAAGCGCTACCGACTCTTCGGGTTCCTGTTCAGCCTTTTCAGCAAGCTGCGCGGCGGCGCCAAGCACAATGTCGGCTTGGAACTGCGCGCCGCCTGA
- a CDS encoding FxsA family protein has protein sequence MRTFFVYALVELAVLALLTWSIGLGWTLLVLLATSVVGVALAGSQVKRQIVRLQRTRTNPRSAVADGMLVALGTFLVFIPGLVTTALGTLMLMPPTRGAVRPLAAVMLTRGIARRVGVINLTGPGRRFAAAGYGGHGDYIDGDVIDEQHYSGVHDANIVRYN, from the coding sequence ATGCGGACGTTCTTCGTCTACGCCCTTGTCGAGCTGGCCGTACTGGCCCTGCTGACCTGGTCCATTGGGCTGGGCTGGACCCTGCTGGTGCTGCTGGCCACCTCGGTGGTCGGCGTGGCGCTGGCCGGATCCCAGGTCAAGCGACAGATCGTGCGGCTGCAACGCACCCGCACCAACCCCCGGAGTGCCGTCGCCGACGGCATGCTCGTGGCGCTGGGCACCTTCCTGGTGTTCATCCCCGGCCTGGTCACCACCGCCCTCGGCACCCTGATGCTGATGCCGCCCACCCGCGGCGCCGTGCGCCCGCTGGCCGCCGTGATGCTCACTCGCGGAATCGCCCGCCGGGTCGGCGTGATCAACCTGACCGGGCCCGGCCGCAGGTTCGCGGCCGCAGGCTACGGCGGCCACGGTGACTACATCGACGGCGACGTCATCGACGAGCAGCACTACAGCGGCGTGCACGACGCGAACATCGTCCGTTACAACTAG